The following are from one region of the Segatella oris genome:
- the lpxK gene encoding tetraacyldisaccharide 4'-kinase has protein sequence MRTEGDFIHINEWLLPLSWFYGLGVGIRNQLFNIGLLKQHDYDIPIISVGNITVGGSGKTPHVEYLIRLLKDKVKVAVLSRGYKRKSHGYVLADNESTVQDIGDEPYQMKKKFADVHIAVDKKRVNGIERLTGDAQTNDTDVILLDDAFQHRYVKPGINILLVDYHRLIIYDKLLPAGRLREQQSGKNRADIVIVTKCPKDLKPMEFRVLTKAMNLYPYQSLFFTTIEYDKLKPLFAKEKPLLDKCELADKHIMLLTGIASPKQMIVDMKPHVKEITPLTFADHHRFKNKDIVNINDTFHAIEGEKIIVTTEKDATRLEQIEGLSEDVRQNLYVLPIKVKFMLNQEEEFNNKIIDYVRKNSRNSILVKGKDDHKSKDSHYPGNGPRTISFRDNR, from the coding sequence ATGAGGACAGAAGGAGACTTCATACACATCAACGAATGGCTGCTGCCACTGAGCTGGTTTTATGGACTTGGCGTAGGAATTCGCAATCAGTTGTTCAACATCGGATTGCTGAAACAACACGACTATGACATTCCTATCATCTCCGTGGGGAACATCACAGTAGGCGGTTCGGGTAAGACTCCGCATGTGGAATACTTGATTCGCTTGCTGAAAGATAAGGTTAAAGTGGCTGTTCTGTCACGGGGCTACAAGCGAAAGAGCCATGGCTATGTGCTGGCCGACAACGAGTCGACAGTGCAGGACATAGGAGATGAGCCTTATCAGATGAAGAAAAAATTTGCCGATGTGCACATTGCAGTTGACAAGAAGCGTGTAAATGGCATTGAACGCCTCACGGGTGATGCCCAAACAAACGACACCGACGTTATTCTTCTGGATGATGCTTTCCAGCACCGCTATGTGAAACCGGGCATCAACATCCTGCTTGTAGACTATCACCGACTGATTATCTATGATAAACTTCTGCCTGCCGGCAGACTCCGTGAACAGCAGTCGGGTAAGAACCGCGCAGATATTGTCATCGTTACAAAATGCCCTAAAGACCTTAAACCGATGGAGTTTCGCGTCCTTACCAAGGCCATGAACCTCTATCCCTATCAGAGTTTATTCTTTACAACGATAGAATACGACAAACTCAAGCCCCTCTTTGCAAAAGAAAAGCCTCTGCTTGACAAGTGCGAACTGGCCGACAAACACATTATGTTGCTTACAGGTATCGCCTCACCCAAGCAGATGATTGTTGACATGAAACCTCATGTGAAAGAGATTACGCCACTGACATTCGCCGATCATCACCGGTTTAAGAATAAAGATATAGTGAACATCAACGATACTTTTCATGCCATTGAGGGTGAAAAGATTATCGTGACAACAGAGAAAGATGCTACTCGACTCGAACAAATCGAGGGACTGAGTGAGGATGTAAGGCAAAATCTCTATGTGCTTCCTATCAAGGTGAAGTTCATGCTTAATCAAGAAGAAGAATTTAACAATAAAATCATAGACTATGTACGAAAGAATTCAAGAAACAGCATCCTGGTTAAAGGAAAGGATGACCACAAGTCCAAAGACAGCCATTATCCTGGGAACGGGCCTCGGACAATTAGCTTCAGAGATAACAGATAG
- the thiL gene encoding thiamine-phosphate kinase translates to MTEISKLGEFGLIDRLTKDIQIKNTSTQYGVGDDCAVLSYPNSEVLITSDMLMEGIHFDLTYTDMHTLGYKAAMVNISDIFAMNGTPRQLIVSIALGKRFTVEDLDAFYMGMREACSKWDIDIVGGDTTSSRTGLAISITCVGEAPKELITYRNGAKETDLICVSGDLGAAYMGLQILEREKAVYYSQIDDYNKKVREAQAHKDEAKLKALREQRQTVEEFQPDFAGKEYLLDRQLKPEARGDIIEKLREANIKPTAMMDISDGLSSELMHICKQSQCGCRVYEKEIPIDYQTAVTAEQFNMNLTTCALNGGEDYELLFTVPIGDHEKIKNIGGIRQIGYITKENLGCMLVTRDNNEFELQAQGWNPLRDEK, encoded by the coding sequence ATGACAGAAATCTCAAAACTTGGTGAGTTTGGCCTCATTGACCGACTCACCAAAGATATTCAGATTAAAAATACAAGCACCCAATATGGTGTGGGCGATGACTGTGCTGTGCTCAGCTATCCCAATTCCGAAGTACTTATCACTTCGGACATGCTGATGGAAGGTATTCATTTCGACCTCACCTACACCGACATGCACACGCTGGGGTATAAGGCTGCAATGGTCAACATCAGCGACATATTCGCCATGAATGGAACGCCACGCCAATTAATTGTCAGCATTGCTTTGGGCAAACGGTTTACGGTAGAAGACCTTGATGCTTTCTATATGGGAATGCGTGAAGCCTGCAGCAAATGGGACATTGACATCGTTGGTGGCGATACCACATCTTCCAGAACGGGCTTAGCTATCAGTATAACCTGTGTAGGTGAGGCTCCGAAAGAATTGATTACCTATCGTAATGGTGCGAAGGAAACAGATCTTATTTGTGTCAGTGGTGACCTTGGTGCAGCATATATGGGATTGCAAATTCTTGAACGAGAGAAAGCTGTCTACTATTCACAAATTGACGACTATAATAAAAAGGTACGCGAGGCACAGGCTCATAAAGATGAAGCTAAACTTAAAGCGTTGCGTGAACAGCGTCAAACTGTGGAGGAATTCCAGCCTGACTTTGCCGGGAAAGAATACTTGCTTGACCGTCAGTTAAAACCCGAAGCAAGGGGAGATATCATCGAAAAGCTGCGCGAAGCCAATATCAAACCTACTGCCATGATGGATATTTCAGATGGATTGAGCAGTGAACTGATGCACATCTGCAAACAAAGCCAATGTGGTTGCCGTGTCTATGAGAAAGAAATCCCTATTGACTATCAGACGGCTGTCACTGCAGAACAATTCAACATGAACCTCACTACCTGCGCACTCAACGGAGGAGAAGACTACGAACTGCTTTTCACGGTTCCTATCGGAGACCATGAGAAGATTAAGAACATAGGAGGTATTCGGCAGATAGGCTATATTACAAAGGAAAATCTCGGTTGCATGCTCGTCACACGTGACAACAACGAGTTTGAACTTCAGGCACAAGGTTGGAATCCACTGCGCGATGAAAAGT